A genome region from Coleofasciculaceae cyanobacterium includes the following:
- a CDS encoding glycosyltransferase family 4 protein, whose product MKIAVIGVKGLPANQGGIEHYCQALYPRMVELGHTVDLYSRSSYTKQPWFSIRQYHGVRVICIPSLPFRGLDALTNSALAAIAATLKDYDIVHFHALGPSLFSFIPRLLSSAKIIATCQGLDWQRGKWGKLSSRIIHWGEKAAAKYAHNVVVVSQALRTYFEKTYEIEPIYIPNGPGIYAKSDPNFLCVRSFDLKPGRYLLFVGRLVPEKRPDLLIEAFKRLKRSNWKLVLAGGDSDTTEYISKLMKLSGNNPNIVFAGELRGSSLAEMVRGAGLFVLPSDLEGLPLAMLEAMREGVPVVASDILPHQQLIGSDRGVLFDSGSAISCSEALDWAIDRPEKLAVMARNAREHIKANYDWDKITIDNLSVYDRDFKLDSSGKITGSTAANSQVTSLKAKVTQS is encoded by the coding sequence ATGAAGATAGCCGTTATTGGAGTCAAGGGACTACCTGCTAATCAGGGTGGGATTGAACATTACTGTCAGGCACTCTATCCCCGAATGGTTGAACTAGGACATACCGTAGATTTGTATTCTCGTTCCAGTTATACAAAGCAGCCTTGGTTCTCTATTCGCCAATATCATGGAGTACGAGTAATTTGCATCCCTTCATTGCCGTTTCGAGGGCTAGATGCTTTAACTAACTCGGCTTTAGCTGCGATCGCAGCTACATTAAAAGACTACGATATTGTTCACTTTCATGCCCTAGGACCTTCCTTGTTTAGTTTTATCCCTCGGTTGTTATCCTCGGCCAAAATCATTGCAACCTGTCAGGGATTAGATTGGCAGCGAGGAAAATGGGGCAAGTTATCTAGCCGTATTATTCATTGGGGAGAAAAAGCGGCAGCTAAGTATGCTCACAATGTAGTTGTAGTTTCCCAAGCCCTAAGAACATACTTTGAAAAAACTTATGAGATCGAACCTATATATATTCCTAATGGACCAGGGATATATGCAAAATCCGATCCAAATTTTTTGTGTGTTAGGTCTTTTGATTTGAAGCCAGGCAGATATTTACTTTTTGTCGGTCGGTTAGTACCTGAAAAACGACCAGACTTATTAATAGAAGCGTTTAAAAGACTGAAGCGATCTAACTGGAAATTGGTTCTAGCAGGGGGGGACAGCGACACCACTGAATACATCAGTAAACTGATGAAATTATCTGGTAATAATCCTAATATTGTTTTTGCAGGAGAACTTCGAGGTAGTAGTTTAGCAGAAATGGTGAGGGGGGCAGGTTTATTTGTCCTACCCTCAGATCTTGAAGGATTGCCTTTAGCGATGTTGGAAGCGATGCGGGAAGGTGTACCCGTAGTTGCTAGCGACATTCTTCCTCATCAACAGTTGATTGGTAGCGATCGCGGAGTTTTATTTGATTCGGGAAGTGCAATTTCCTGCTCCGAAGCTCTAGATTGGGCAATTGATCGACCAGAAAAATTAGCTGTCATGGCGAGAAATGCACGAGAGCATATCAAGGCTAACTATGACTGGGATAAGATCACCATTGATAATTTATCTGTTTACGATCGAGACTTTAAACTAGATTCTTCAGGAAAAATTACTGGTTCAACCGCTGCCAATTCTCAGGTTACATCGCTGAAAGCAAAAGTTACGCAATCATAA
- a CDS encoding sensor histidine kinase — translation MFGKNSDSCVVVNSSGIAAQDLPYLFDRFYRRDRDHDIPGAGWGLAIATLIARCHGGQISVTSQIHMN, via the coding sequence TTGTTCGGCAAAAATTCTGACTCCTGTGTTGTTGTTAACAGTAGCGGTATAGCTGCTCAAGATTTGCCTTACTTGTTCGATCGCTTTTACCGTCGCGATCGCGATCACGACATTCCAGGTGCGGGTTGGGGACTAGCGATCGCTACTTTAATTGCCCGTTGTCATGGTGGTCAAATTTCTGTCACTAGTCAAATACATATGAACTAA
- a CDS encoding acetate--CoA ligase family protein, with translation MDIDRPVRVNARNTDVFDLFNFQEYLGPNPYLNRASLVFELVLTGCDRPLPISDYLAVLGARYPRLTEKEYSSHAELFASTASMVNKLDMDLHLQGWSVQQHGHLPLRPVAQPYPQESESAKIAIEALHLRTTREVIYTVWDWFEALARGEDLEIASQIDSLQQVFRNSVYGGPTVYALLRSANAKEIPSFYLWDERLMQYGYGKKQIRGVATTFDTDSHLDSDFTTQKDDCKRFLAELGFPVPQGDIVYSFEAACDAAEELGYPVAVKPVSGHKGIGVTADIQAESELKTAYQRAVDAVPEGEKSAIIVENSIAGHDYRLLCVNGRFVAAIERQPASVTGNGRSSLRELIERENRSPQRNDTPNSPMGKIQTDEAMYLYLLEQGLDLDSVIENDRIVYLRKVANLSSGGFSIDATNKIHPDNIILAQDIAQHFRLTCMGIDIITADIAKSWKQNSFGIIEINAAPGVYMHLNPAIGEPVDVTSRILETFFDSGKDARIPIISLNRITLRQLQRLSDRILTFHPDWTIGAVCREGIIVNRSEKQLNSNYNTNVRNLLRNPRLDLLIAEYDEKVLNTEGMFYYGSNMVVLDDPSEVETMLARDVFPDSTVIIKQDRQISIRHRGLLEQYELESGELLEQVYLKEIATILE, from the coding sequence ATGGACATAGATCGACCAGTTCGTGTAAATGCTAGGAACACCGATGTTTTTGATTTATTCAACTTTCAAGAATATCTAGGACCAAATCCTTATTTAAATCGAGCCTCATTGGTGTTTGAATTGGTCTTAACAGGATGCGATCGCCCTTTGCCTATCTCTGATTATTTAGCTGTATTGGGAGCGCGTTATCCCCGATTAACCGAAAAAGAATATTCTTCTCATGCAGAGTTATTTGCTAGTACAGCTTCGATGGTAAATAAGCTAGACATGGATTTACATCTCCAGGGTTGGAGTGTACAGCAGCACGGACATCTCCCGTTGCGTCCAGTGGCGCAACCGTATCCTCAAGAATCTGAATCTGCCAAAATTGCCATAGAAGCACTACATCTGCGCACTACAAGAGAGGTAATTTATACAGTCTGGGATTGGTTTGAGGCGCTCGCCAGGGGCGAGGATTTGGAAATTGCCTCACAAATTGATAGCTTGCAACAAGTTTTTCGTAATTCAGTATATGGTGGCCCGACTGTATATGCTCTATTGCGATCGGCAAATGCCAAAGAAATACCTAGCTTTTATCTTTGGGATGAAAGATTGATGCAGTATGGTTATGGCAAAAAGCAAATCAGAGGAGTAGCCACCACTTTTGATACTGATAGTCATCTCGATTCTGACTTTACAACGCAAAAAGATGATTGCAAACGATTTTTAGCCGAGTTAGGTTTTCCCGTACCTCAAGGGGATATAGTTTACTCTTTCGAGGCAGCCTGTGATGCGGCCGAAGAATTGGGTTATCCCGTGGCTGTCAAACCCGTATCGGGACATAAAGGTATTGGGGTAACTGCCGACATACAAGCAGAATCTGAACTGAAAACCGCTTATCAAAGGGCGGTAGATGCTGTTCCCGAAGGGGAAAAATCAGCAATTATTGTGGAAAATAGCATTGCAGGTCATGATTATCGTTTACTATGCGTTAACGGTCGTTTTGTCGCAGCGATTGAACGTCAACCAGCCTCAGTAACTGGCAATGGTCGATCTTCTTTAAGAGAACTGATTGAAAGAGAAAATCGTTCTCCCCAACGCAATGACACTCCTAATTCGCCAATGGGTAAAATCCAAACTGATGAGGCGATGTACCTGTATTTATTAGAACAGGGACTGGATTTAGATAGCGTAATTGAAAACGATCGCATTGTCTATTTACGTAAGGTTGCTAATCTTTCTTCTGGTGGTTTTAGTATCGATGCCACTAATAAAATACATCCTGATAATATTATTTTGGCACAGGATATTGCTCAGCATTTCCGCCTTACCTGCATGGGAATTGATATCATTACTGCCGATATTGCTAAATCCTGGAAACAAAATAGCTTTGGCATTATTGAAATTAACGCTGCACCAGGAGTTTATATGCACCTCAATCCTGCCATTGGTGAACCAGTAGACGTTACCTCACGCATTTTGGAAACCTTTTTTGATTCGGGTAAAGATGCTCGAATTCCCATTATTAGCCTTAACCGTATTACCCTAAGACAGCTACAGCGATTGAGCGATCGCATTCTGACGTTTCATCCTGATTGGACAATTGGTGCAGTATGTCGCGAAGGAATTATTGTCAATCGTTCTGAAAAGCAACTCAACTCTAATTACAATACCAATGTCCGTAATCTCTTACGCAATCCTCGATTAGATTTATTAATTGCCGAATACGACGAAAAAGTATTAAATACAGAAGGAATGTTTTACTATGGTAGCAACATGGTAGTTTTAGACGACCCCAGCGAGGTAGAAACTATGTTAGCGCGGGATGTTTTTCCTGACTCCACGGTAATTATTAAACAAGACCGACAAATTAGTATCAGACATCGAGGTTTGTTGGAACAGTATGAATTAGAATCAGGAGAATTATTAGAGCAGGTTTATCTTAAAGAAATCGCGACCATCTTAGAATAA
- a CDS encoding cyanophycinase, giving the protein MVALESKKSDDKNVEAVSKSQSGQLIIIGGAEDKEGECKILREFIRRAGGRNARIVVMTVATSLPEEVGSDYRYLFEKLGADTVEIVDTERREDASNEGNLEVIDNATGVFFTGGDQARITEILKDSEIDNLLHQKFEQGLVIAGTSAGAAMMPDIMIVEGDGETNPRLDTVTLEPGMGFLPQVAIDQHFSQRGRLGRFVSALIQQPAVLGFGIDENTAIAVNGDEIEVIGEGAVTIVDVANLSHTNLNESLQDEALAICGAKLHILPNGYRFSLKQRDCLC; this is encoded by the coding sequence ATGGTGGCACTTGAATCTAAAAAAAGCGATGACAAAAATGTGGAAGCTGTTAGCAAATCTCAATCTGGACAGCTAATAATTATTGGTGGTGCGGAAGATAAAGAGGGTGAATGTAAAATATTAAGAGAATTTATCCGTCGTGCAGGAGGCAGAAACGCTCGAATTGTGGTGATGACTGTGGCGACATCTTTGCCTGAGGAAGTAGGTTCAGACTATCGATATTTATTTGAAAAGTTGGGTGCAGACACAGTTGAGATTGTCGATACCGAACGTCGAGAAGATGCTAGTAATGAAGGAAATCTAGAAGTTATTGATAACGCCACGGGAGTATTTTTCACAGGAGGCGATCAAGCTCGGATTACCGAAATTCTTAAAGATAGCGAGATTGACAATCTGCTTCATCAAAAGTTCGAGCAGGGTTTAGTTATCGCAGGTACAAGTGCAGGAGCAGCCATGATGCCCGATATTATGATTGTTGAAGGCGACGGCGAAACTAATCCTCGTCTGGATACGGTTACTTTAGAGCCAGGTATGGGTTTCTTACCCCAAGTAGCGATCGATCAGCATTTTTCCCAAAGAGGTAGACTGGGCAGGTTTGTTTCTGCTTTAATTCAACAACCTGCGGTATTAGGTTTTGGTATTGACGAAAATACGGCGATCGCCGTAAATGGAGATGAAATCGAAGTTATTGGTGAAGGTGCAGTAACTATTGTTGATGTTGCCAATCTCAGTCACACTAACCTCAATGAATCTCTACAGGATGAAGCTTTAGCAATATGTGGTGCAAAATTGCATATCTTACCTAATGGCTATCGCTTTAGTCTCAAACAAAGAGATTGTCTTTGTTAA
- a CDS encoding chloride channel protein, with protein sequence MIDTHIQSQLFLAPKSNPSSLSEYLTDRLNRLQPSPEALVLIVALIVGGGSGLTVVLFRYLIDLFQTWSFEKLLGIISIWGGWTLLLIPTLGGAIVGTMKWLFPQVLGQDFYTLLKSTREQKIAPWRPALKMLAASISLGTGASLGPESPSVEIGANIGIILAQLFQVSKDRYRLLLGAGAAAGLAAGFNAPIAGVFFALEVVLDTAFTTPAASLILLSAFISAAIASSILGVHPALELPTYQVFSYWEWLFYLGLGLLASLVAFTYTQAIKLAQASFRGEIAGLQWLGKLPIWLKPALGGIVLGTVALSLPQVLGVDYGTVEQILRGSQFSLALLSWLLIVKLIVTAISLGSGFVGGVFAPAIFLGACLGSTYGNILALIVPPELAIAPPPAYAIVGMAAVLAASVNAPLTAIALLFELTQNYSIILPLMAAVGVSVWIIGLIQSQQATDGLNLQQMGMNLEKQDERELLGQMSVAEMMSSSYLALPQSLSVLEAGETILSNKSHTALVIDQQQQLIGIVTLADIKRHVLELQQHSAPQTDRPQLQDICTLEVLYTYPEEPISSALERMGTRGLYLLPVVDRDNPRLILGVISKEQIYLAEDLILTQAALSSYQVYSLKI encoded by the coding sequence ATGATCGATACACATATCCAATCCCAGCTATTTTTAGCTCCTAAATCGAATCCGTCTTCCCTTTCAGAATATTTAACCGATCGCCTCAATCGCCTTCAACCTTCACCAGAAGCCTTAGTGTTAATTGTGGCTTTAATTGTTGGCGGAGGTTCAGGTTTAACTGTCGTTTTATTTCGCTATTTAATCGATCTATTTCAAACTTGGAGTTTTGAAAAACTATTAGGAATAATCTCCATTTGGGGTGGTTGGACATTATTGTTGATACCTACTCTGGGTGGCGCGATCGTCGGTACGATGAAATGGCTGTTTCCTCAAGTATTAGGTCAAGATTTTTATACTTTACTCAAGAGTACTAGAGAGCAAAAAATCGCGCCTTGGCGACCTGCCCTCAAAATGCTGGCAGCCTCTATTTCTCTGGGTACGGGGGCTTCTTTAGGGCCAGAAAGTCCCAGTGTGGAAATTGGTGCGAATATTGGCATTATTCTGGCACAACTGTTTCAAGTCTCCAAAGACCGCTATCGGCTACTGTTGGGTGCAGGGGCAGCAGCAGGACTAGCAGCAGGTTTTAATGCTCCCATTGCTGGAGTTTTTTTTGCCCTAGAAGTAGTTCTGGATACGGCGTTTACCACTCCAGCAGCTAGTTTAATTTTGCTGTCTGCCTTTATTAGTGCGGCGATCGCCTCGTCGATTTTGGGCGTACATCCAGCTTTAGAATTACCAACTTATCAAGTTTTTAGCTATTGGGAATGGTTATTTTACTTGGGCTTAGGATTATTAGCTAGTCTTGTCGCTTTTACCTACACCCAAGCAATTAAATTGGCGCAAGCTAGTTTTCGAGGAGAAATTGCTGGTTTACAGTGGTTAGGCAAACTACCGATCTGGCTCAAACCTGCCCTTGGTGGGATAGTTCTTGGTACGGTAGCCTTAAGCTTACCCCAAGTTTTGGGAGTAGATTATGGCACGGTAGAGCAGATTTTAAGGGGAAGCCAATTTTCCCTGGCTTTATTGTCTTGGTTGCTCATAGTTAAATTAATTGTCACCGCTATTAGTTTAGGTAGCGGTTTTGTAGGCGGAGTTTTTGCTCCAGCTATATTTTTAGGGGCCTGTTTGGGATCGACTTACGGCAATATCTTAGCTTTAATCGTGCCTCCAGAATTAGCCATTGCCCCGCCTCCTGCTTACGCCATCGTGGGCATGGCAGCTGTTTTAGCTGCAAGTGTTAACGCGCCTTTAACCGCGATCGCTTTACTGTTTGAGCTAACTCAAAATTATTCGATTATCTTACCTTTAATGGCTGCTGTGGGCGTTAGCGTTTGGATTATTGGTTTGATTCAATCTCAACAAGCAACCGATGGCTTAAACCTTCAGCAAATGGGCATGAACTTAGAAAAACAGGATGAACGAGAATTGCTAGGTCAAATGTCTGTAGCCGAAATGATGTCAAGTTCTTATTTGGCATTGCCTCAATCTTTATCAGTGCTAGAGGCTGGGGAAACAATCTTAAGCAATAAATCTCACACTGCTTTAGTAATCGACCAACAGCAGCAATTGATCGGTATTGTTACTCTGGCAGATATTAAACGCCATGTTCTAGAACTCCAACAACACTCAGCACCACAGACAGATCGACCACAACTACAAGATATCTGTACCTTAGAAGTTCTCTATACTTATCCCGAAGAACCAATCAGTTCGGCTTTAGAGCGCATGGGAACTAGGGGGTTATATTTACTACCAGTGGTTGATCGCGACAACCCCCGTCTGATTTTGGGAGTAATCAGTAAAGAACAAATATATTTAGCTGAAGATTTGATTTTAACTCAAGCAGCTCTTAGTTCATATCAAGTTTATTCATTAAAAATATAA
- a CDS encoding amino acid ABC transporter ATP-binding protein, translated as MSTSAPVISFDNLRKSYGSLEVLKGITASFYKKDVVSIIGTSGCGKSTLLRCCNRLETINGGKLRVMDIDLSQPTISAHKLKQLRTKVGMVFQQFNLFPHLNVLQNLMLAPAEVLKESKSECRDRALHYLDKVGLISKADAYPEQLSGGQKQRVAIARSLCMKPEVLLFDEPTSALDPELVGEVLMVMKQLAEEGMTMVVVTHEMQFAREVANRVMFLNQGVVEEQGDAKEVLTNPQCDRLKAFLSRMNN; from the coding sequence ATGTCTACTTCTGCCCCAGTTATTTCCTTTGATAATTTAAGAAAAAGCTACGGTTCATTAGAGGTATTGAAAGGGATTACTGCTTCGTTTTATAAAAAAGATGTTGTTTCAATAATTGGTACTTCTGGCTGTGGAAAAAGTACTTTGCTGCGCTGCTGTAACCGCTTAGAAACTATTAATGGTGGCAAGCTCAGGGTAATGGATATCGATCTTTCCCAACCAACGATTAGCGCGCACAAATTAAAGCAGCTACGAACTAAGGTAGGTATGGTTTTTCAGCAATTCAATCTATTCCCTCACCTCAATGTGTTGCAAAACTTGATGTTAGCGCCTGCTGAGGTATTAAAGGAATCAAAATCAGAATGTCGCGATCGCGCCCTACATTATTTAGATAAGGTGGGTTTGATTAGTAAAGCCGACGCCTATCCCGAACAGCTATCTGGGGGACAAAAACAGCGGGTGGCGATCGCGCGCAGCCTCTGTATGAAGCCTGAAGTGCTGCTGTTTGACGAACCGACAAGCGCTCTCGATCCTGAATTAGTCGGAGAAGTTTTAATGGTAATGAAGCAGCTTGCTGAAGAAGGAATGACGATGGTAGTAGTTACCCATGAAATGCAGTTTGCCCGCGAGGTGGCAAACCGAGTTATGTTTCTCAATCAGGGAGTCGTAGAAGAACAGGGAGATGCCAAAGAAGTATTGACCAATCCTCAATGCGATCGCCTTAAAGCTTTTCTTAGTCGGATGAATAATTAA
- a CDS encoding ABC transporter permease subunit (The N-terminal region of this protein, as described by TIGR01726, is a three transmembrane segment that identifies a subfamily of ABC transporter permease subunits, which specificities that include histidine, arginine, glutamine, glutamate, L-cystine (sic), the opines (in Agrobacterium) octopine and nopaline, etc.), translating into MNKNSLRFWLGKIGFSLVGLLLIISLNFYLTSSLNAQGVLKVGTDPAFPPFEMRASNGKGFTGFDIDLFKAIGEEAGLEIQFQSMPFYGLIPALQAKNIDAAISGMTITAERAQTVDFGRPYFQSGLAIAVRKEDKGEIKSFDDLENKKIAVAIGTTGAQEAQKIAGSEIFTFDNPPLALQELSNANVDAVVNDAPVTLYAIKVGNLNNVEVVGELLTEEYYGIALPKNSPNLEKVNNALDELLKSDRYRDIYQKWFAGEPAKLPLVAPALEGEASAFSLARMLPTLLWGALVTVMLTTFSVFFGTIGGTLLASASISDFKPLGWLSRIYVDFFRGTPLLVQIFMIYFGLPSLLQQIGLDFSFNRFAAAVTALSLNSAAYLAEIIRGGIQSIDQGQWEASQSMGMGWLQTMRHVIFPQAFRRMLPPLGNEFITMIKDTSLVAIIGFEELFRQGQLMVATTYRAFEIYAAVALIYLFLTFIASRVFSWLEKRLNPVRSANKKASAQVASSSEQLAG; encoded by the coding sequence ATGAATAAAAATAGCTTACGATTTTGGTTAGGAAAAATAGGATTCAGTTTAGTTGGATTATTATTAATAATTAGCCTCAACTTTTATTTAACTTCTTCTTTAAACGCTCAAGGGGTTTTAAAAGTAGGAACAGACCCAGCTTTTCCTCCTTTTGAAATGCGGGCTTCAAATGGTAAAGGGTTTACTGGATTTGATATCGATCTATTTAAAGCAATTGGTGAAGAAGCGGGTTTAGAAATTCAGTTTCAAAGTATGCCCTTTTATGGGCTAATTCCCGCTCTACAGGCTAAAAACATTGATGCGGCAATCAGTGGCATGACTATTACTGCCGAACGGGCCCAGACAGTAGATTTTGGTCGCCCATACTTTCAATCTGGTTTGGCGATCGCCGTTAGGAAAGAAGACAAAGGGGAAATTAAAAGTTTTGATGATTTAGAAAATAAAAAAATTGCCGTTGCGATTGGTACAACTGGAGCGCAGGAAGCTCAGAAAATAGCAGGCTCAGAAATTTTTACTTTTGATAATCCCCCACTTGCTCTACAAGAATTAAGCAATGCAAATGTAGATGCTGTAGTCAATGATGCTCCCGTAACTCTTTATGCAATCAAAGTTGGCAATCTTAATAATGTTGAGGTGGTTGGAGAACTATTGACTGAAGAATACTATGGAATTGCCCTGCCGAAAAACTCGCCCAATTTAGAGAAAGTTAACAATGCTCTAGATGAACTGCTCAAGAGCGATCGATATCGCGATATATATCAGAAATGGTTTGCAGGAGAGCCGGCAAAATTACCTTTAGTTGCTCCAGCCTTAGAAGGAGAAGCCTCTGCCTTTAGCCTGGCTAGAATGTTGCCCACCTTACTATGGGGAGCATTAGTAACTGTAATGTTAACGACGTTTTCGGTATTCTTTGGCACAATTGGCGGCACTTTACTGGCTTCAGCCTCAATTTCCGACTTCAAACCTTTGGGTTGGTTGAGTCGCATCTATGTAGACTTCTTTCGCGGTACGCCTTTGCTAGTTCAAATCTTTATGATCTACTTTGGTTTACCGTCTCTACTACAGCAAATAGGCTTAGATTTTAGCTTTAATCGGTTTGCTGCTGCGGTTACGGCTTTGAGTCTTAATTCTGCTGCCTATTTAGCCGAGATTATTCGCGGTGGTATTCAATCGATCGACCAAGGACAGTGGGAAGCTTCTCAATCAATGGGAATGGGTTGGTTGCAAACTATGCGCCACGTCATTTTCCCCCAGGCTTTTCGGCGAATGTTACCGCCTTTAGGTAATGAGTTTATCACCATGATTAAAGACACGAGCTTAGTCGCGATTATTGGTTTTGAAGAACTATTCCGTCAGGGACAACTAATGGTGGCAACTACTTATCGTGCTTTTGAAATTTATGCAGCAGTAGCCTTAATTTATCTGTTTTTAACCTTTATTGCTTCTAGAGTCTTTAGTTGGCTAGAAAAACGGCTCAACCCCGTGCGAAGTGCTAATAAAAAAGCCTCAGCCCAAGTTGCTTCGAGTTCGGAACAATTAGCAGGCTAA
- a CDS encoding S-layer homology domain-containing protein: MFNRVVKLLPIGAIVSGVVLSDGDRAQATPQNIYQDDLGQVTNVNQLRDVAPTDWAYEALRSLVDRYGCIAGFPNQTYRSNQPLTRYEFAAELATLGGRVDELESRTAVLEDSSFSTTTKLNTEIVN; the protein is encoded by the coding sequence ATGTTTAATCGTGTAGTTAAATTGCTCCCTATAGGTGCAATAGTTTCTGGTGTCGTTTTGAGCGATGGCGATCGCGCTCAAGCCACGCCCCAGAATATCTATCAAGATGATTTAGGGCAGGTTACTAACGTCAATCAGCTAAGAGATGTTGCTCCGACAGACTGGGCTTACGAAGCACTGAGAAGTTTAGTTGACCGCTACGGCTGTATTGCTGGTTTTCCTAATCAAACGTATCGCAGCAACCAACCCTTGACTCGTTATGAATTTGCCGCAGAATTGGCTACTTTGGGGGGTAGAGTCGATGAACTGGAGAGTCGGACGGCTGTATTAGAAGACAGTTCTTTTTCCACCACTACCAAGCTAAATACAGAGATCGTTAACTAG